A DNA window from Halorubrum sp. DM2 contains the following coding sequences:
- a CDS encoding magnesium transporter, which translates to MPGHDSAREIYRQALPVIGVSLIAGLFAGTILGSETMRANIAEVPGLLLLLPAFLATRGGVYGSLGARLSTGLHQGIIEPRFRLDRRLTNAIVASFLNGMTVSVFIAVVTYLTLVLFGDGGSLFQLVGVMVVAGFLSAVLMITVLIAVIFVGYRRGLDPDNVIGPVVTTLGDVFGVFFLLVGVAVVGAVS; encoded by the coding sequence ATGCCCGGTCACGACTCCGCGCGCGAGATCTACCGGCAGGCGCTCCCGGTCATCGGCGTCAGCCTGATCGCCGGCCTGTTCGCGGGGACGATCCTCGGCTCCGAGACCATGCGCGCGAACATCGCGGAGGTCCCCGGACTCCTGCTGTTGCTCCCGGCGTTCCTCGCCACGCGCGGCGGCGTGTACGGCTCGCTCGGGGCCCGGCTCTCGACGGGGCTTCACCAAGGAATCATCGAGCCGCGGTTCCGACTGGACCGCCGGCTCACGAACGCCATTGTCGCCTCCTTCCTCAACGGAATGACCGTCTCGGTGTTCATCGCGGTCGTCACCTACCTCACGCTCGTCCTGTTCGGCGACGGCGGGAGCCTCTTCCAGCTGGTCGGCGTGATGGTCGTCGCCGGCTTCCTCTCCGCCGTGCTCATGATCACGGTGTTGATCGCGGTCATCTTCGTCGGCTACCGCCGGGGACTCGACCCCGACAACGTCATCGGCCCGGTCGTCACCACCCTCGGCGACGTGTTCGGCGTGTTCTTCCTCCTCGTCGGAGTGGCCGTCGTGGGGGCGGTGTCGTGA
- the cgi121 gene encoding KEOPS complex subunit Cgi121 codes for MTEPSASQADPASDPAPAVRLVAGAFAIADLDAFLADLDEVAAETGAVVQAFDADLVVSPAHLREAARLAARAIARGEAVARDPGVEILLYVAGRRQIDRALELGVSEGERAAVVLVADFGGVPGVDRPSADLDEAVESIRELAADEIGEFDESQSRAFDEARVREFYGVTDRELAATTGDLTDVVRERVALLDVEK; via the coding sequence ATGACGGAACCGTCGGCCTCCCAAGCGGACCCGGCGTCTGATCCCGCCCCCGCCGTCAGACTCGTCGCCGGAGCGTTCGCGATCGCCGACCTCGACGCGTTCCTCGCCGACCTCGACGAGGTCGCCGCCGAGACCGGCGCGGTGGTTCAGGCGTTCGACGCCGACCTCGTCGTCTCGCCCGCCCACCTCCGGGAGGCGGCCCGGCTCGCGGCCCGTGCGATTGCCCGCGGCGAGGCGGTCGCTCGCGACCCCGGCGTCGAGATCCTGCTGTACGTGGCCGGTCGCAGACAGATCGACCGCGCGCTCGAACTCGGCGTGTCGGAGGGCGAGCGGGCCGCGGTCGTCCTCGTCGCCGACTTCGGCGGTGTCCCCGGTGTCGACCGGCCCTCCGCCGATCTTGACGAGGCCGTCGAGTCGATCCGGGAACTCGCCGCTGATGAGATCGGCGAGTTCGACGAGAGCCAGAGCCGCGCGTTCGACGAGGCCCGCGTCCGCGAGTTCTACGGCGTCACGGACCGCGAACTCGCCGCGACGACCGGCGACCTAACGGATGTCGTGCGCGAACGCGTCGCGCTGCTGGACGTCGAGAAGTGA
- a CDS encoding ATP-dependent DNA helicase gives MEPSSLSGLPAGVGEALEAEGVAELYPPQRAAVEAGVLDGESLVAAVPTASGKTLIAELAMLSSIERGGKALYIVPLRALASEKKAEFERWEEFGVTVGVSTGNYDSDGEWLASRDIIVATSEKVDSLIRNGAPWIDDLTCVVSDEVHLVDDSHRGPTLEVTLAKLRKVNPGLQTVALSATVGNADVIADWLDAELVESDWRPIDLRTGVHFGNAINFDDGSQREVPVERGEDQTAKLVGDALDTEEGGQGGSSLVFVNSRRNAESSARKLGEVTSARLTGDERDRLRELAEEIRGVSDTDTSEDLAGAVEQGSAFHHAGLASEHRTLVEDAFRDRLIKCVSATPTLAAGVNTPARRVIVRDWRRYDGDFGGMKPLDVLEVHQMCGRAGRPGLDPYGEAVLLANDADTREELFERYVWAEAEPVRSKLAAEPALRTHVLATVASGFAATREGLLSFLDNTLYATQTDDEGRLAAVTDTVLDYLEVNGFVERDRDGGAEGLAATGIGHTVSRLYLDPMSAAEILDGLRTVVEDGTAGSDAPAADAEFVPSTDADADSDADEPGFTTYTRGDAEESDGDADPSDSDDDEPPAVTPLGLYHLVSRTPDTYELYLKSGDREEYTEVCYEREPEFLGDVPSEYEDVRFEDWLAALKTARLLEDWANEVDEDRIAERYGVGPGDIRGKVDTAEWLLRAAETLARDVEGIDGDVVVQVREARKRLEYGVREELLDLAGVRNVGRKRARRLYEAGIESRADLREADKAVVLGALRGRERTAERILENAGREDPSLDGVDPDSSASAAATAGADADGDGDGQASLGDFG, from the coding sequence ATGGAACCGAGTTCGCTCTCCGGGCTCCCCGCGGGCGTCGGCGAGGCGCTCGAAGCGGAGGGCGTCGCGGAGCTGTACCCGCCCCAGCGGGCGGCCGTCGAGGCCGGGGTGCTGGACGGCGAGAGCCTCGTCGCCGCGGTCCCCACCGCCTCCGGCAAGACCTTGATCGCGGAGCTGGCGATGCTCTCCTCGATCGAACGCGGCGGCAAGGCCTTATATATCGTCCCGCTGCGCGCGCTCGCCAGCGAAAAGAAGGCCGAGTTTGAGCGCTGGGAAGAGTTCGGCGTGACGGTCGGCGTCTCGACGGGCAACTACGACTCCGACGGCGAGTGGCTCGCGAGCCGGGACATCATCGTCGCCACCTCGGAGAAGGTCGACTCGCTCATCCGGAACGGCGCGCCGTGGATCGACGACCTGACCTGCGTCGTCAGCGACGAGGTCCACCTCGTCGACGACTCGCATCGCGGCCCGACCCTCGAAGTCACGCTCGCGAAGCTCCGGAAGGTGAATCCGGGGCTCCAGACGGTCGCGCTCTCCGCGACCGTCGGCAACGCCGACGTCATCGCCGACTGGCTCGACGCCGAACTCGTCGAGTCCGACTGGCGGCCGATCGACCTCCGCACCGGCGTCCACTTCGGTAACGCGATCAACTTCGACGACGGGAGCCAGCGCGAGGTGCCGGTCGAGCGCGGCGAGGACCAGACGGCGAAGCTCGTCGGCGACGCCTTGGACACCGAGGAGGGCGGGCAGGGCGGCTCCTCGCTCGTCTTCGTCAACTCCCGGCGCAACGCCGAGTCGTCGGCCCGCAAGCTGGGCGAGGTGACGAGCGCCCGGCTCACCGGCGACGAGCGCGACCGGCTCCGCGAGCTGGCCGAGGAGATCCGCGGCGTCTCCGACACCGACACCTCCGAGGACCTCGCGGGCGCGGTCGAGCAGGGGTCGGCGTTCCACCACGCCGGACTCGCGAGCGAACACCGGACCCTCGTCGAGGACGCGTTCCGCGACCGCCTGATCAAGTGCGTCTCCGCGACGCCCACCCTCGCCGCCGGCGTCAACACCCCCGCTCGCCGGGTGATCGTCCGCGACTGGCGGCGCTACGACGGCGACTTCGGCGGCATGAAACCACTCGACGTCCTCGAAGTCCACCAGATGTGCGGCCGCGCGGGCCGCCCCGGACTCGACCCCTACGGCGAGGCGGTGCTGCTCGCGAACGACGCCGACACCCGCGAGGAGCTGTTCGAGCGGTACGTCTGGGCCGAGGCCGAGCCGGTCCGCTCGAAGCTCGCGGCCGAGCCCGCGCTCCGGACCCACGTCCTCGCGACGGTCGCCTCGGGCTTTGCCGCCACCCGCGAGGGCCTCCTGTCGTTCCTCGACAACACTCTCTACGCGACCCAGACCGACGACGAGGGACGCCTCGCCGCGGTCACCGACACCGTCTTAGACTACCTCGAAGTCAACGGCTTCGTCGAGCGCGACCGCGACGGCGGGGCCGAGGGCCTCGCCGCGACCGGCATCGGCCACACCGTCTCGCGGCTCTACCTCGACCCGATGAGCGCGGCGGAGATACTCGACGGGCTCCGGACGGTCGTCGAGGACGGCACGGCCGGATCCGATGCCCCTGCCGCCGACGCCGAGTTCGTCCCATCGACCGACGCCGACGCGGACTCCGACGCCGACGAACCGGGGTTCACCACGTACACCCGAGGGGACGCGGAGGAGAGCGACGGCGACGCCGATCCGTCCGACTCGGACGACGACGAGCCCCCCGCGGTCACCCCGCTCGGTCTCTACCACCTGGTCAGCCGGACCCCGGACACCTACGAGCTGTACCTCAAGTCCGGCGACCGCGAGGAGTACACGGAGGTCTGCTACGAGCGCGAGCCGGAGTTCCTCGGCGACGTGCCCTCCGAGTACGAGGACGTGCGGTTCGAGGACTGGCTCGCCGCGCTGAAGACGGCCCGCCTGCTCGAAGACTGGGCGAACGAGGTGGACGAAGACCGGATCGCGGAGCGGTACGGCGTCGGCCCGGGCGACATCCGCGGCAAGGTCGACACCGCGGAGTGGCTCCTCCGGGCGGCGGAGACGCTCGCCCGCGACGTGGAGGGGATCGACGGGGACGTGGTCGTTCAGGTCCGCGAGGCGCGCAAGCGCCTGGAGTACGGGGTCCGCGAGGAGCTGCTCGATCTGGCCGGCGTCCGCAACGTCGGCCGCAAGCGGGCTCGCCGCCTCTACGAGGCCGGCATCGAGAGCCGCGCCGACCTCCGCGAGGCGGACAAGGCGGTCGTGCTCGGCGCGCTCCGCGGCCGCGAGCGCACCGCCGAACGGATCTTGGAGAACGCCGGCCGCGAGGACCCCTCGCTCGACGGCGTCGACCCCGACAGCTCCGCCTCCGCGGCGGCGACCGCGGGCGCGGACGCCGACGGCGACGGCGACGGACAGGCCAGTCTAGGTGATTTCGGATGA
- a CDS encoding class I SAM-dependent methyltransferase, with the protein MSVREEFDEWAATGKDRGMEDRHWHTAKHVLARMPVEAGDDVLDLGTGSGYALRALRERGISRGYGLDGAPEMARNAREYTDDDAVGFVVGDFDALPFADDSLDHVFSMEAFYYAADPVNTLREVRRVLRPGGTFYCAVNYFAESETTHEWQENISVEMTLWDRAEYREAFREAGLYVAAQDAIPDRETEIPDAEEFPVEGYETREAMVDRYRTWGTLLTVGVAP; encoded by the coding sequence ATGAGCGTTCGCGAGGAGTTCGACGAGTGGGCGGCGACCGGAAAGGACCGCGGCATGGAGGACCGACACTGGCACACCGCGAAACACGTCTTAGCGCGGATGCCGGTCGAGGCGGGCGACGACGTGTTGGACCTCGGAACCGGCTCCGGCTACGCGCTCCGCGCGCTCCGCGAGCGCGGGATCAGTCGCGGCTACGGACTCGACGGCGCGCCGGAGATGGCCCGCAACGCCCGCGAGTACACCGACGACGACGCGGTCGGGTTCGTGGTCGGGGACTTCGACGCGCTGCCCTTCGCTGACGACTCGCTCGATCACGTCTTCTCGATGGAGGCGTTCTACTACGCGGCCGATCCGGTCAACACGCTCCGAGAGGTTCGCAGGGTGTTGCGGCCGGGCGGGACCTTCTACTGCGCCGTCAACTACTTCGCGGAGAGCGAGACGACCCACGAGTGGCAGGAGAACATCTCCGTGGAGATGACGCTGTGGGACCGGGCCGAGTACCGCGAGGCGTTCCGCGAGGCCGGGCTGTACGTCGCCGCACAGGACGCGATCCCGGACCGCGAGACGGAGATCCCGGACGCGGAGGAATTTCCGGTAGAGGGGTATGAGACGCGCGAGGCAATGGTGGATCGGTATCGGACGTGGGGGACGCTGTTGACGGTCGGCGTCGCGCCCTGA
- a CDS encoding DUF2391 family protein translates to MKRPKSLRRPNFRLADSAQQAVGGFLLAGPFVVTEEVWVLAAGMNWTQAVFVAGLVAAIGYAALYRADTDRDPETETEIAGIPVRFLSLMIVAFGSVLLLAVLFDAPDTFLIEEGVAGRELWATTFKAVSVGAVFSVVGAATADSVF, encoded by the coding sequence ATGAAGCGGCCGAAGTCGCTGCGTCGTCCGAACTTCCGGCTGGCGGACTCCGCCCAGCAGGCGGTCGGCGGCTTCCTGCTCGCCGGCCCGTTCGTCGTCACCGAGGAGGTGTGGGTGCTGGCGGCCGGGATGAACTGGACGCAGGCTGTGTTCGTGGCGGGACTCGTCGCCGCGATCGGGTACGCCGCGCTGTACCGGGCGGACACCGACCGCGATCCCGAGACCGAAACGGAAATCGCCGGGATCCCGGTGCGGTTCCTTTCGCTGATGATCGTCGCGTTCGGCTCCGTACTCCTCTTGGCCGTCCTCTTCGACGCGCCCGACACGTTCCTTATCGAGGAGGGCGTGGCAGGCAGGGAGCTATGGGCGACGACGTTCAAAGCGGTCTCTGTTGGCGCAGTGTTCAGCGTCGTCGGCGCGGCGACCGCCGACAGCGTGTTCTGA
- a CDS encoding magnesium transporter encodes MTDRTAVDEWSIRRIVRTMIPLLAALSVLQLVSGTVLETYEEVLLRYPALLVLVPVQIGTAGNLASITCSRLTTQLYLGTYEFSPSNPALRANAAAVFGLAATVFGAVGVAAWAIGVALGGSLALGLVLLISLVSGMLLAVLVVVASVVAVEVSYRVGLNPDDTTIPVVTNLCDIAGVLILFAVVSVVL; translated from the coding sequence GTGACCGACCGGACGGCGGTCGACGAGTGGTCGATCCGCCGGATCGTTCGGACGATGATCCCGCTTCTGGCCGCGCTGTCGGTGTTACAGCTCGTCTCCGGGACCGTCTTAGAGACCTACGAGGAGGTCCTGTTACGGTACCCGGCGCTCCTCGTCTTGGTGCCGGTTCAGATCGGGACGGCCGGCAACCTCGCGTCGATCACCTGCTCGCGGCTCACCACGCAGCTGTATCTGGGGACCTACGAGTTCAGCCCCTCGAACCCCGCGCTCCGGGCGAACGCGGCCGCGGTGTTCGGACTCGCGGCGACCGTCTTCGGCGCGGTGGGCGTCGCCGCGTGGGCGATCGGCGTCGCGCTCGGGGGGTCGCTCGCGCTCGGTCTGGTACTGCTGATATCACTCGTCTCCGGCATGCTGCTCGCGGTCCTCGTCGTCGTCGCCAGCGTCGTCGCCGTCGAGGTGTCGTACCGCGTCGGGCTCAACCCCGACGACACGACGATCCCCGTGGTGACGAACCTCTGTGACATCGCCGGCGTGTTGATACTCTTCGCGGTCGTCTCGGTCGTGCTGTGA